Proteins from a genomic interval of bacterium:
- a CDS encoding gamma-glutamyltransferase family protein produces MFEHPIRWESRRSPILSTRGVVASSQPLATLAGISVLQSGGNAADAAVATAAALAVVEPGSTGIGGDCFSLFYDAGRGVVDAVNGSGRSPKALTPEIAGGPAGFDPQGPHAVTVPGTVAGWVDTVERFGRMSVAEVLAPAIALAEDGFPVTPIISGGWKGQEDLLRAKGPAGHDLLVDGRAPRPGEVWTNASIARVMRAVAEGGADAFYSGWPARAIVEAVQLNGGCMTADDLRDHRSSFDNPISTTYRGYTIYECPPNGQGITALMALNILEGFDIPSTRPRSPEALHTTIEAIRLAFADARAYVADPTRSRVPVTAMLSKRYAAKRRRLISSDGAIEFATAGHLPGGSDTVYLCTVDGEGNACSFINSNYHGFGSGIVPRSCGFSLQNRGAGFVLEPDHPNALEGGKRPYHTIIPAMLTRPDGSLVGPFGVMGGWNQPQGHVQAVINLVDRGMDPQSAIEEPRFSIYDDPPNGNIWVEDTIPEGTISALARLGHPVRPASGGLRTRVVGQGQIIVRDPETGVLWGGSDPRGDGCAIGL; encoded by the coding sequence GTGTTCGAGCACCCGATCCGATGGGAGTCCCGACGCTCGCCGATCCTGTCGACGAGGGGTGTGGTGGCCTCGAGTCAGCCGCTGGCTACCCTGGCCGGAATCTCGGTTCTGCAGTCGGGCGGCAATGCAGCCGACGCCGCCGTTGCGACCGCCGCGGCGCTGGCGGTAGTCGAACCGGGCTCCACGGGCATCGGCGGTGACTGCTTCTCCCTCTTCTATGACGCCGGCCGAGGCGTGGTCGATGCTGTCAACGGCAGCGGACGGAGCCCCAAGGCTCTGACACCGGAAATTGCCGGGGGACCGGCCGGTTTCGATCCCCAGGGACCCCACGCGGTAACTGTGCCCGGCACGGTCGCAGGCTGGGTGGACACCGTGGAGCGCTTCGGGCGTATGTCGGTGGCTGAGGTGCTGGCGCCGGCCATCGCGCTGGCCGAGGACGGGTTTCCGGTGACGCCCATCATCAGCGGCGGCTGGAAGGGGCAAGAAGATCTTTTGAGGGCCAAGGGACCTGCCGGCCACGATCTGCTGGTGGACGGCCGTGCTCCGAGGCCAGGGGAGGTGTGGACAAACGCGTCGATCGCCCGGGTGATGCGCGCCGTGGCGGAGGGCGGCGCCGATGCCTTCTATAGCGGGTGGCCGGCGCGGGCCATCGTAGAGGCTGTGCAGCTGAACGGCGGCTGCATGACGGCCGACGATCTCCGAGATCACCGCTCATCCTTCGACAACCCGATCTCAACCACCTACCGTGGCTACACCATCTACGAGTGTCCTCCCAACGGCCAGGGCATCACCGCGCTAATGGCTCTGAACATCCTGGAGGGATTCGACATCCCTTCGACCCGACCGAGGTCGCCGGAAGCGTTGCACACAACCATCGAGGCGATCCGCCTGGCCTTCGCCGACGCCCGGGCCTACGTCGCGGATCCCACCCGCTCCCGCGTCCCCGTCACTGCCATGCTCAGCAAACGGTACGCGGCGAAGCGTCGCCGGCTCATCTCCTCCGATGGCGCGATCGAGTTCGCAACCGCCGGACACCTGCCGGGCGGCTCCGACACCGTCTACCTATGCACGGTCGACGGAGAGGGGAACGCATGCTCCTTCATCAACAGCAACTATCACGGCTTCGGAAGCGGCATCGTGCCCCGTAGCTGCGGATTCAGCCTGCAGAACCGCGGTGCCGGGTTCGTCCTAGAACCGGACCACCCCAATGCCCTGGAGGGCGGGAAGCGCCCCTACCACACCATCATTCCTGCCATGCTCACCCGGCCCGATGGGTCGCTCGTGGGGCCCTTCGGGGTGATGGGCGGGTGGAATCAGCCCCAGGGACATGTCCAGGCGGTGATCAATCTGGTGGACCGCGGCATGGATCCCCAGAGTGCCATAGAAGAGCCTCGCTTCTCGATCTACGACGACCCGCCCAATGGCAATATCTGGGTCGAGGACACCATACCGGAGGGCACGATCAGCGCCTTGGCCCGACTCGGGCACCCCGTCCGTCCCGCTTCGGGCGGCCTGCGAACAAGAGTGGTAGGCCAAGGGCAGATCATCGTGCGCGACCCGGAGACCGGCGTCCTCTGGGGCGGCTCCGATCCCAGAGGCGACGGCTGCGCCATCGGTCTCTGA
- a CDS encoding pyridoxamine 5'-phosphate oxidase family protein, whose protein sequence is MRRGRERARYDRADVLEILDAGVIAHVGVATPDGPLVLPMAYGRDEEMLYLHGAIANHLLGSGDEQEICATVTHLDGLVMARSPFHNSMNYRSVVVRGRGLRIRDERRKLEALRLITDHVVPHWDDVRPPSLSELRKTLVLELSLVEASAKVRTGDPIDDPEDIEGPSWAGTVPITTRFGRATPSADLESGSGIPARLTALTDLTLDERPQPHRR, encoded by the coding sequence GTGCGCCGCGGCCGGGAACGGGCCCGCTACGACCGGGCAGACGTGTTGGAGATCCTGGACGCCGGCGTCATAGCCCATGTCGGTGTGGCCACACCCGACGGGCCCCTCGTTCTCCCGATGGCTTACGGTCGCGACGAAGAGATGCTCTATCTGCACGGGGCTATCGCCAATCACCTCCTCGGCTCGGGTGATGAGCAGGAGATCTGTGCCACCGTAACGCACCTCGACGGGCTGGTGATGGCCCGCTCCCCCTTCCACAACTCGATGAACTACCGCTCGGTGGTGGTGCGGGGCCGCGGCCTACGGATCCGCGACGAGAGGCGGAAGCTCGAAGCCCTCAGGCTCATCACCGACCACGTAGTACCCCACTGGGACGATGTCCGCCCGCCGTCGCTGTCCGAGCTGCGCAAGACCCTGGTCCTGGAGCTCTCCCTGGTAGAAGCATCCGCGAAAGTGAGAACCGGGGATCCGATCGACGATCCCGAGGACATCGAAGGGCCTTCGTGGGCGGGGACGGTACCGATCACGACCCGCTTTGGCCGGGCGACACCGTCGGCAGACCTGGAGTCCGGCTCGGGCATCCCGGCACGCCTGACTGCGTTGACCGATCTGACGCTAGACGAACGCCCGCAGCCTCATCGCAGGTGA
- a CDS encoding type II toxin-antitoxin system prevent-host-death family antitoxin, which yields MRIVNMHEAKTHLSRLVAAAANGEPFVIARAGTPLVKVIAVDAPAPGPKRRVGFLEGRFTVPDDFDRMGAGDIAAMFESDT from the coding sequence ATGCGAATCGTCAACATGCATGAAGCCAAGACACACTTGTCGCGGCTCGTTGCGGCCGCGGCGAATGGCGAGCCGTTCGTCATCGCACGCGCAGGGACCCCGCTGGTCAAGGTGATAGCGGTCGACGCTCCGGCGCCTGGACCGAAGCGGCGTGTGGGGTTCCTGGAGGGCCGTTTCACAGTTCCCGACGACTTCGATCGCATGGGAGCCGGAGACATAGCCGCCATGTTCGAGTCTGACACATAA
- a CDS encoding phytanoyl-CoA dioxygenase family protein, which produces MSKRLTADQVAQYRRDGYICPVRVMDGARAAGYRRLLEDFESEQGGPVSGALRNKCHLLFLWVDELMRDATVLDTVEDLIGENILCWNTLFWIKEPETKSYVSWHQDLNYWGLDTDDLITVWLALSPATPESGCMSVLPGSHRGEFMPHSDTFQEDNMLTRGQEITVEVDEADTVSMPLRPGEISMHNGRLAHASSPNTSGDRRIGVSFHYMPTRTRQIIGDWDSAALVRGEDTHRHFTHTPRPTRDFDPETVKFHSKASDAVRDILFHGADKVRQTL; this is translated from the coding sequence ATGTCCAAGCGCCTTACCGCCGACCAGGTGGCTCAGTACCGGCGAGACGGGTACATATGCCCGGTTCGGGTGATGGATGGGGCCCGTGCGGCCGGCTACCGGCGGCTGCTCGAGGATTTCGAATCCGAGCAGGGTGGGCCGGTGTCAGGGGCCCTTCGCAACAAGTGCCACCTGCTGTTCCTATGGGTCGACGAGTTGATGCGTGACGCGACGGTGCTCGATACGGTCGAGGACCTGATCGGCGAGAACATCCTGTGCTGGAACACTCTGTTCTGGATCAAGGAGCCCGAGACCAAGTCCTACGTGTCGTGGCACCAGGACCTCAACTACTGGGGGCTGGACACGGACGACCTGATAACGGTCTGGCTGGCGTTGTCACCCGCCACGCCCGAGAGCGGCTGCATGAGCGTCCTGCCGGGTAGCCACCGGGGCGAGTTCATGCCCCATAGCGACACGTTCCAAGAGGACAACATGCTGACCCGTGGCCAGGAGATAACGGTGGAGGTCGACGAGGCCGACACCGTCTCGATGCCGTTACGGCCCGGTGAGATCTCGATGCACAACGGCCGGCTGGCTCACGCCTCCTCCCCCAACACGTCCGGCGACCGCCGGATCGGGGTCTCGTTCCACTACATGCCGACCAGGACCCGCCAGATCATCGGCGACTGGGACAGCGCTGCGCTGGTCCGCGGCGAGGACACCCACCGGCACTTCACCCACACCCCTCGGCCCACCAGGGACTTCGACCCGGAAACGGTGAAGTTCCACAGCAAGGCCTCCGACGCGGTGCGCGACATCCTGTTCCATGGTGCCGACAAGGTACGGCAGACCCTCTGA
- a CDS encoding amidase: MVENYLEIAEAKNPDLNAFTELDPVGALRQADLVDAGSRAGSLAGVPIALKDLIDHAGHVTTAGSGFYRHQAEVSAPVVERLEAAGAIIMGRTGLDEFAYGGTSENPWFGVVRNPWDRTLSPGGSSGGSAVAVAAGMAPAAIGTDTGGSVRVPAAMCGVVGLKVTHGRVPLTGVFPYAGSMDTVGPLATTCGDARLLYRAMKGFDRSDPWSDPRDLPGRRLRSLDRVRVALPVGWLEWVPTSDEIRTAFETFCDRLREAGPRVESRRHEALVPDPVRMALSSAEAAAVHRQWIDDPDKPYGPEVRGRVETAIQTTTDEYTRALRWKAGLVQAVRRIFSEYDLILTPTVGHNRKTIGVDGIVVGGKRHWTGDVMGGFTSPVNVLGCPAISLPLADDWTPPPAVHLIAPWWEEELLLDVGEFLERTGLVAWRPPPDPSP; the protein is encoded by the coding sequence GTGGTCGAGAATTACCTCGAGATCGCCGAGGCGAAGAACCCGGACCTCAATGCCTTCACCGAACTCGACCCCGTCGGCGCGCTGCGACAGGCCGACCTGGTCGACGCCGGGTCCCGCGCCGGCTCGCTGGCGGGCGTCCCGATTGCCCTGAAGGACCTGATCGATCATGCCGGGCATGTGACGACCGCCGGGTCGGGCTTCTACCGCCACCAGGCTGAGGTGTCGGCCCCGGTTGTCGAACGCTTGGAGGCCGCGGGGGCGATCATCATGGGCCGTACCGGGCTGGACGAGTTCGCGTACGGAGGCACCTCCGAGAATCCCTGGTTCGGGGTGGTTCGCAACCCTTGGGACCGCACGCTGTCGCCGGGCGGGTCGTCCGGGGGATCGGCCGTAGCCGTCGCGGCGGGGATGGCCCCGGCCGCCATCGGCACGGACACCGGAGGTTCGGTACGGGTGCCGGCCGCCATGTGCGGCGTAGTCGGCCTCAAGGTGACCCACGGCCGCGTCCCGCTCACCGGGGTGTTCCCGTACGCCGGATCGATGGACACCGTGGGACCGCTGGCCACCACCTGCGGCGACGCGCGCCTCCTGTACAGGGCAATGAAGGGGTTCGACCGGAGCGACCCCTGGTCCGACCCCAGGGATCTGCCCGGCCGCAGGCTCCGCTCGCTCGACCGGGTCCGGGTCGCCTTGCCCGTAGGCTGGCTCGAGTGGGTGCCGACATCGGATGAGATCAGGACCGCGTTCGAAACGTTCTGCGACCGGCTCAGGGAGGCCGGCCCGAGGGTCGAGTCGCGGCGCCACGAGGCCTTGGTCCCGGACCCGGTCCGCATGGCGCTGTCCTCGGCCGAGGCAGCCGCCGTCCATCGGCAGTGGATCGACGACCCCGACAAGCCATACGGACCTGAAGTCCGGGGGCGCGTCGAGACGGCGATACAGACCACGACCGACGAGTACACGCGGGCGTTGCGATGGAAGGCCGGATTAGTCCAGGCGGTCCGGAGGATCTTCTCAGAATACGACCTGATCCTGACGCCGACGGTAGGCCACAACCGCAAGACGATCGGGGTCGACGGGATAGTGGTCGGGGGCAAGCGCCACTGGACCGGCGACGTGATGGGCGGCTTCACGTCCCCGGTCAACGTGCTGGGCTGCCCGGCGATCTCGCTGCCCCTCGCCGACGACTGGACGCCACCTCCTGCGGTGCACCTGATCGCTCCCTGGTGGGAGGAGGAGCTCCTGCTCGACGTCGGAGAGTTCTTGGAACGGACCGGGCTCGTGGCATGGAGACCTCCTCCTGACCCCAGCCCATAG
- a CDS encoding ABC transporter ATP-binding protein: MGLSKSFDGAPVVDDVSFSIGRQEVFGLLGPNGAGKTTTIRMLSTVLAPDTGDVTIGGHSVLREADEVRRIIGVCPQELALYEELSARDNLVFFGRMAGLGRRQAKEAAAENLELVGLADRASDAVRKFSGGMKRRVNIAVALMSRPQLLFLDEPTVGVDPQSRNHIFETILRLRDEGMTVLYTTHYMEEADRLCDNIGVMDRGRLIALDTPVGLRSTIGDPEEVTLEQVFLNLTGRSLRD, translated from the coding sequence ATGGGGCTTAGCAAGAGCTTCGACGGCGCACCGGTAGTCGACGACGTCTCCTTCTCCATCGGACGGCAGGAGGTGTTCGGGCTGCTCGGCCCCAACGGCGCCGGCAAGACGACCACGATCAGGATGCTCTCGACCGTGCTGGCGCCCGACACGGGCGACGTGACGATCGGTGGACACTCGGTGCTGCGGGAGGCGGACGAGGTGCGGAGGATCATCGGCGTCTGCCCCCAGGAGCTTGCCCTCTATGAGGAGTTGTCGGCCAGGGACAATCTGGTCTTTTTCGGGCGGATGGCGGGACTCGGTCGCAGGCAGGCAAAGGAGGCCGCCGCCGAGAACCTGGAGTTGGTCGGATTGGCTGACCGCGCGTCGGACGCCGTGCGGAAGTTCTCCGGGGGCATGAAGAGGCGGGTCAACATCGCGGTGGCCCTGATGAGCAGGCCCCAGCTCCTCTTCCTGGACGAGCCCACCGTGGGTGTCGACCCGCAGTCGCGCAACCACATCTTCGAGACGATCCTCCGGCTCCGGGACGAGGGCATGACCGTGCTCTACACCACGCACTACATGGAGGAGGCCGACCGGCTGTGCGACAACATCGGCGTGATGGACCGCGGCCGGCTCATCGCGCTGGACACACCCGTAGGGCTTAGGTCCACAATCGGCGATCCCGAAGAGGTCACGTTGGAGCAGGTCTTCCTCAACCTCACGGGCCGCAGTCTCCGCGACTGA